A single region of the Thioalkalivibrio nitratireducens DSM 14787 genome encodes:
- the holA gene encoding DNA polymerase III subunit delta: MNIAPDRLSSALDRGLKPIYVILAEEPLQALEAGDAVRAAARAGGFAARTVLDLAASGDWGAFEAAVRDRSLFAERGLIDLRLPSGKPGRTGAEQLARYARAPEPDLILLLQLPRPDRDMRKAAWFKVLERAAVMVHARPVPPNRLGAWIRERLVRAGIGIEPEALALLAARVEGNLLAARQEVEKLKLAGVTEIDLDTLRQGLVDVARYDLFGLPAVALSGDTARALRMLRGMLAEGQPEPLILWALARDIRALARASERRAAGEPAAQATRGFWGTDAAALRRAVDRVDPVGARRLLVQAATVDRVIKGREAGNAARQLVDLVAALSGRPLLAA, encoded by the coding sequence GTGAACATCGCTCCCGACCGGCTTTCGTCGGCGCTGGACCGGGGCCTGAAGCCGATCTACGTGATCCTCGCGGAGGAGCCGTTGCAGGCACTGGAGGCCGGCGATGCGGTGCGCGCCGCAGCACGTGCCGGCGGCTTTGCCGCGCGCACCGTGCTGGATCTGGCCGCGAGCGGCGACTGGGGCGCATTCGAGGCGGCGGTGCGCGATCGGTCGCTGTTCGCCGAGCGGGGCCTGATCGATCTGCGCCTTCCTTCCGGCAAGCCCGGCCGCACCGGGGCCGAGCAGCTCGCGCGCTACGCCCGCGCGCCGGAACCGGACCTGATCCTGCTGCTGCAGCTGCCGCGGCCGGACCGGGATATGCGCAAGGCGGCCTGGTTCAAGGTGCTGGAACGCGCGGCCGTGATGGTGCATGCGCGGCCGGTGCCGCCGAATCGGCTCGGGGCCTGGATCCGCGAACGCCTGGTGCGGGCGGGCATTGGCATCGAGCCCGAAGCGCTGGCGCTGCTTGCGGCGCGGGTCGAGGGCAACCTGCTCGCCGCGCGGCAGGAAGTGGAGAAGCTCAAGCTGGCCGGGGTCACCGAGATCGACTTGGACACGCTGCGACAGGGCCTGGTCGACGTGGCCCGGTACGATCTGTTCGGCCTTCCGGCGGTCGCGCTGTCCGGGGATACCGCGCGGGCGCTGCGCATGCTGCGCGGAATGCTGGCCGAGGGGCAGCCCGAACCGCTGATTCTTTGGGCCCTGGCACGCGACATCCGCGCCTTGGCGCGGGCATCCGAACGGCGGGCCGCCGGGGAACCGGCGGCACAGGCCACCCGGGGATTCTGGGGTACCGATGCCGCCGCGCTGCGCAGGGCCGTCGATCGTGTCGATCCGGTCGGCGCACGTCGCCTGCTGGTACAGGCCGCGACCGTGGATCGGGTGATCAAGGGCCGGGAAGCGGGCAACGCCGCCAGGCAGTTGGTAGACTTGGTGGCGGCGCTGTCGGGCCGGCCGCTGCTGGCGGCCTGA
- the lptE gene encoding LPS assembly lipoprotein LptE, translated as MNAARVWGVALLVLVLAACGFQLRGAPDWPDGLDPIRIEGLAARDPLYQQLARSLRAAGVEVLPAGTPESAELRVLALREERRVLSVTGAARISEYELARQLDAELAIPGEPERLPLGRLEVSRIYVFDAASVLSQAEREEELRRAMDRDLVRLLQLRVQAVLAQRREALPR; from the coding sequence GTGAACGCGGCACGCGTCTGGGGCGTGGCCCTGCTGGTGCTGGTTCTGGCCGCTTGTGGATTTCAGCTGCGCGGCGCGCCCGACTGGCCCGATGGGCTCGATCCGATCCGGATCGAGGGTCTGGCCGCGCGCGATCCGCTGTACCAGCAGCTGGCGCGGAGCCTGCGGGCTGCCGGCGTGGAAGTGCTCCCCGCCGGAACCCCCGAGAGCGCTGAGCTGCGCGTGCTCGCGCTGCGGGAGGAGCGGCGGGTGCTGTCGGTCACCGGCGCCGCGCGCATCAGCGAGTACGAGCTGGCGCGCCAGCTCGACGCGGAACTGGCGATCCCGGGTGAGCCGGAACGCCTGCCTCTGGGGCGGCTGGAGGTCAGCCGCATCTACGTGTTCGACGCGGCGTCGGTACTCAGCCAGGCGGAACGCGAAGAGGAACTGCGCCGGGCGATGGATCGCGACCTCGTCCGATTGCTGCAGCTGCGGGTGCAGGCCGTGCTGGCGCAGCGTCGGGAAGCCTTGCCCCGGTGA
- the leuS gene encoding leucine--tRNA ligase: MQESYDPAVIETAVQRRWDESRCFDAREDDRRERFYCLSMFPYPSGKLHMGHVRNYTIGDVIARFQRMQGRNVLQPMGWDAFGLPAENAAIQNRVAPAAWTRQNIEQMRAQLKRLGFAYDWSREIATCDAEYYRWEQWLFLRLFEKGLVYRKLSTVNWDPVDQTVLANEQVIDGRGWRSGAVVERREMPQWFLRITDYADELLEALDGLDGWPDQVRAMQRNWIGRSEGVELDFTVAGDQRLTVYTTRPDTLMGVSYVALAPEHPLVTARLGDDPDLAAFVEDCRNRGVAEADLATMEKRGRALGITARHPLSGEEVPVWVANFVLMEYGTGAVMAVPAHDERDHAFAQQYGLPIRPVIEPLDGSRWDFDAAAFTDHGRLVDSGEFSGLDFEQAFTAIAVSLEARGLGRRRRNYRLRDWGISRQRYWGCPIPVIHCDDCGVVPVPESDLPVRLPEDVVPDGAGSPLAKMASFHETTCPECGRAARRETDTFDTFFESSWYYARYCSADNHEAMLDARADYWLPVHQYVGGVEHAVLHLLYARFFHKLLRDEGLLSSDEPFTRLLTQGMVIAPTFYRERPDGSRDWINPADVEVARGAEGADDARIRATGERVQIGGMEKMSKSKNNGVDPQALIDRYGADTARLFTMFAAPPDLSLEWSDSGVEGAHRFLKRLWRQVFECRCTQATPMRPDTARLGDTGRALRRKLHETIAKVTDDIGRRQTFNTAIAACMELLNELSRLPAGEPEANPLRRECLTDLVLMLAPIVPHISQALWESMGHHGLIADAAWPAVDPEALTVAEITLAVQVNGKLRAQIQVPAEAPREVIEQAARGDANVRRHLEGLSVVKVVVVPGRLVNLVAKPA, encoded by the coding sequence ATGCAGGAAAGCTACGACCCCGCCGTGATCGAGACCGCCGTCCAGCGCCGCTGGGACGAGAGCCGCTGTTTCGACGCGCGCGAGGACGACCGCCGCGAGCGGTTCTACTGCCTGTCGATGTTCCCCTATCCGTCGGGGAAACTGCACATGGGGCATGTGCGCAACTACACGATCGGCGACGTGATCGCGCGCTTCCAGCGCATGCAGGGGCGCAACGTGCTGCAGCCGATGGGCTGGGACGCGTTTGGGCTGCCGGCGGAGAACGCCGCGATCCAGAACCGTGTCGCGCCGGCCGCCTGGACGCGGCAGAACATCGAGCAGATGCGCGCGCAGCTCAAGCGCCTCGGCTTTGCCTACGACTGGAGCCGCGAGATCGCGACCTGCGACGCGGAGTACTACCGCTGGGAGCAATGGCTGTTCCTGCGCCTGTTCGAGAAGGGACTGGTCTACCGCAAGCTCTCGACCGTGAACTGGGATCCGGTGGATCAGACTGTGCTGGCGAACGAGCAGGTGATCGACGGGCGTGGCTGGCGTTCCGGTGCGGTGGTCGAGCGGCGCGAGATGCCGCAATGGTTCCTGCGCATCACCGACTACGCCGACGAGCTTCTGGAGGCCCTCGACGGGCTCGACGGCTGGCCGGACCAGGTGCGCGCAATGCAGCGCAACTGGATCGGCCGTTCCGAGGGCGTCGAGCTGGATTTTACCGTCGCCGGCGATCAGCGGCTGACCGTCTATACGACGCGTCCGGATACGCTGATGGGGGTCAGCTATGTCGCGCTGGCACCCGAACACCCGCTGGTCACGGCCCGGCTCGGCGACGACCCGGATCTGGCGGCCTTCGTCGAGGACTGCCGCAACCGCGGCGTCGCCGAGGCCGATCTCGCGACGATGGAAAAGCGCGGCCGCGCGCTCGGCATCACCGCGCGCCACCCGCTGAGCGGCGAGGAGGTGCCGGTATGGGTCGCGAACTTCGTGCTGATGGAATACGGCACCGGCGCGGTGATGGCGGTGCCGGCGCACGACGAGCGCGATCACGCGTTCGCGCAGCAGTACGGTCTGCCGATCCGGCCGGTGATCGAGCCGCTGGACGGCAGCCGCTGGGATTTCGATGCCGCCGCCTTTACCGACCACGGCCGCCTGGTCGACTCCGGCGAATTCAGCGGGCTGGATTTCGAGCAGGCGTTTACCGCGATCGCGGTGTCGCTGGAGGCGCGCGGCCTTGGGCGGCGGCGGCGGAACTACCGGCTGCGCGACTGGGGCATCTCGCGCCAGCGCTACTGGGGCTGTCCGATCCCGGTGATCCACTGCGACGACTGCGGCGTGGTGCCGGTGCCCGAATCCGATCTTCCCGTCCGGCTGCCGGAGGACGTGGTGCCCGACGGTGCCGGTTCGCCGCTGGCGAAGATGGCGTCGTTCCACGAGACGACCTGCCCGGAGTGCGGCCGGGCCGCGCGGCGCGAGACCGACACGTTCGACACCTTCTTCGAGTCTTCGTGGTACTACGCCCGCTACTGCTCTGCGGACAACCACGAGGCGATGCTCGATGCCCGCGCCGATTACTGGCTGCCGGTGCACCAGTACGTCGGCGGGGTGGAGCACGCGGTACTGCACCTGCTGTATGCGCGTTTCTTCCACAAGCTGTTGCGCGACGAGGGCCTGCTGTCGAGTGACGAGCCCTTCACCCGGCTGCTGACGCAGGGCATGGTGATCGCCCCGACCTTCTACCGGGAACGGCCGGACGGCAGCCGCGACTGGATCAACCCGGCGGACGTCGAGGTCGCTCGCGGCGCGGAAGGTGCTGACGATGCGCGGATTCGGGCGACCGGCGAACGGGTGCAGATCGGCGGCATGGAAAAAATGTCCAAGTCGAAAAACAACGGTGTCGACCCGCAGGCGCTGATCGACCGCTACGGCGCGGATACCGCGCGCCTGTTCACGATGTTCGCGGCGCCGCCGGACCTGTCGCTGGAATGGTCCGATTCCGGGGTCGAAGGTGCGCACCGTTTCCTGAAGCGGCTGTGGCGCCAGGTGTTCGAGTGTCGTTGCACACAGGCGACGCCGATGCGCCCGGATACCGCTCGGCTCGGCGACACCGGGCGCGCGCTGCGGCGCAAGCTGCACGAGACCATCGCCAAGGTCACCGACGACATCGGGCGCCGCCAGACCTTCAACACCGCGATCGCGGCGTGCATGGAGTTGCTGAACGAACTCTCCCGCCTGCCGGCGGGCGAACCCGAGGCCAATCCGCTGCGGCGCGAGTGCCTGACCGATCTGGTGCTGATGCTGGCGCCGATCGTGCCGCACATCAGCCAGGCGCTCTGGGAGTCCATGGGCCACCACGGGCTGATCGCGGACGCCGCCTGGCCGGCGGTCGACCCCGAGGCATTGACGGTTGCGGAGATCACCCTGGCGGTGCAGGTGAACGGTAAGTTGAGGGCACAGATCCAGGTGCCCGCAGAGGCCCCGCGCGAGGTGATCGAGCAGGCCGCTCGCGGCGATGCGAACGTCCGGCGGCATCTCGAGGGGCTCAGCGTGGTGAAGGTGGTGGTGGTGCCGGGGCGCCTGGTCAACCTCGTGGCGAAGCCCGCGTGA
- a CDS encoding glycogen/starch/alpha-glucan phosphorylase → MHGSSDERTRTGMSPEALKRAFVDSMFYVQARYWEVATPHDLYMAAAYTVRDRMLERWIHTAETYRKAHARTVCYLSAEYLLGPQLGNNLINLGIVDSARQGARDLGMDLQEILDQEPEPGLGNGGLGRLAACYLDSLATLSIPAIGYGIRYEHGIFDQSIVDGWQVEDCDLWLTNGNPWEIPRPLLRFPVRFGGHTEPYTDEHGRFRVRWVPELELYGMAYDTPILGFGVDNTNLLRLWHATAGRSFDLQAFQKGDYYGAVNAKVAAENITKVLYPNDEPEAGKELRLKQQYFFVSCSLQDMMRAHLQQAPNLEGFHERYAAQLNDTHPSIAVAELMRLCLDEHGMDWEAAWEITRRTFAYTNHTLLPEALETWPVELFGRLLPRHLEIIYEINARFLDELRMRYPFDPERVARMSLIEEGPVRRVRMAHLATVGSFAVNGVAAIHSELVKSTVMRDFHELWPEKFHNVTNGVTPRRFVQLSNPELCGIVTDLAGPGWVRDAENLRTLEPHADDAAFQQRWQAMKRAAKERLAARIREATGAVIDPQSLFDIQVKRIHEYKRQHLNLLHIVALYHRIKQGADSDPTPRTFVFGGKAAPGYFMAKLIIKLIHSVAEVINRDPEVNERLRVVFVPNFNVKNAECIYPAADLSEQISTAGKEASGTGNMKFSMNGALTIGTLDGANVEIRHAVGHENFFLFGLTVSEVERTLAEGYCPWEIYRGNDELREVIDLLRSGLFSHGDPDLFRPLTDSLLQHDPYLLLADYPAYIETQARAGDAFRDVAGWTRMSILNSARTGCFSSDRAIREYCGKIWRVEPMPVSLATNDARVSR, encoded by the coding sequence ATGCACGGATCCAGCGACGAACGTACCCGGACCGGGATGAGCCCGGAAGCCCTGAAACGCGCCTTCGTCGACAGCATGTTCTACGTGCAGGCACGCTACTGGGAGGTCGCGACGCCGCACGACCTGTACATGGCCGCGGCCTACACCGTGCGCGACCGCATGCTGGAGCGCTGGATCCACACCGCGGAAACGTACCGGAAGGCGCACGCGCGCACGGTCTGCTACCTGTCCGCCGAGTACCTGCTCGGCCCGCAGCTCGGGAACAACCTGATCAATCTGGGAATCGTCGACAGCGCCCGCCAGGGCGCGCGGGATCTGGGAATGGACCTGCAGGAGATCCTGGACCAGGAACCCGAACCGGGGCTCGGCAATGGCGGCCTGGGGCGGCTGGCCGCGTGCTATCTGGACTCGCTCGCGACGCTGTCGATCCCGGCGATCGGCTACGGCATCCGCTACGAGCACGGAATCTTCGACCAGAGCATCGTGGACGGCTGGCAGGTCGAGGACTGCGACCTGTGGCTGACCAACGGCAACCCGTGGGAGATCCCGCGCCCGCTGCTGCGCTTCCCGGTGCGCTTCGGGGGGCACACGGAGCCCTACACCGACGAACACGGCCGGTTCCGGGTGCGCTGGGTACCGGAGTTGGAACTCTACGGCATGGCCTACGACACGCCGATCCTGGGCTTCGGCGTCGACAACACCAACCTGCTGCGCCTCTGGCACGCCACCGCGGGCCGGTCGTTCGACCTGCAGGCCTTCCAAAAGGGCGACTATTACGGCGCGGTGAACGCGAAGGTCGCGGCCGAGAACATCACCAAGGTGCTGTACCCAAACGACGAGCCGGAGGCGGGCAAGGAACTGCGCCTGAAACAGCAGTATTTCTTCGTGTCCTGCTCGCTGCAGGACATGATGCGCGCACACTTGCAGCAAGCGCCGAACCTCGAGGGCTTCCACGAGCGGTACGCAGCACAACTCAATGATACCCACCCGTCGATCGCGGTGGCCGAACTGATGCGCCTGTGCCTGGACGAGCACGGCATGGATTGGGAGGCGGCCTGGGAGATTACCCGCAGAACCTTTGCCTACACCAACCACACGCTGCTGCCCGAGGCGCTCGAGACCTGGCCGGTGGAGTTGTTCGGACGCCTGCTCCCGCGCCATCTGGAAATCATCTACGAGATCAATGCCCGTTTCCTCGACGAATTGCGCATGCGCTACCCGTTCGACCCGGAGCGCGTCGCCCGCATGTCGCTGATCGAGGAAGGCCCGGTGCGACGGGTGCGGATGGCCCACCTCGCCACCGTTGGCAGCTTTGCAGTGAACGGGGTCGCCGCGATCCACTCGGAACTCGTGAAGTCCACCGTGATGAGGGACTTCCACGAACTGTGGCCGGAAAAGTTCCACAACGTCACCAACGGGGTCACGCCACGCCGGTTCGTCCAGCTGAGCAACCCCGAGCTTTGCGGCATCGTCACGGACCTGGCCGGGCCCGGTTGGGTGCGCGACGCCGAAAACCTGCGCACGCTCGAGCCACACGCGGACGATGCAGCGTTCCAGCAGCGCTGGCAGGCAATGAAACGCGCTGCAAAGGAACGCCTGGCCGCGCGGATCCGGGAGGCCACCGGCGCGGTCATCGACCCGCAGTCGCTGTTCGACATCCAGGTCAAGCGGATCCACGAATACAAGCGCCAGCACCTGAACCTGCTGCATATCGTGGCCCTGTACCACCGCATCAAGCAGGGCGCGGACTCGGACCCGACCCCGCGCACCTTCGTATTCGGAGGCAAGGCGGCCCCCGGGTATTTCATGGCCAAACTGATCATCAAGCTGATCCACTCGGTGGCCGAGGTGATCAACCGCGACCCCGAGGTCAACGAGCGGCTGCGCGTCGTGTTCGTGCCGAACTTCAACGTGAAGAACGCTGAGTGCATCTACCCGGCCGCGGATCTGTCGGAACAGATCTCCACCGCCGGCAAGGAAGCCTCCGGAACCGGCAACATGAAATTCTCGATGAACGGCGCGTTGACGATCGGCACGCTCGACGGGGCCAACGTGGAAATCCGCCATGCGGTCGGCCACGAGAACTTCTTCCTGTTCGGGCTGACCGTGTCGGAGGTCGAGCGCACACTCGCCGAGGGGTATTGCCCGTGGGAGATCTACCGCGGGAACGACGAGCTGCGCGAGGTGATCGACCTGCTGCGCTCTGGCCTGTTCTCGCACGGCGACCCCGACCTGTTCCGCCCGCTGACCGACAGCCTGTTGCAGCACGACCCCTACCTGCTGCTGGCCGACTACCCGGCCTACATCGAGACCCAGGCGCGCGCCGGCGATGCGTTCCGGGACGTAGCGGGCTGGACGCGGATGTCGATCCTGAATTCCGCGCGCACCGGCTGTTTCTCGTCGGACCGGGCAATCCGCGAGTACTGCGGGAAAATCTGGCGGGTCGAACCGATGCCGGTGTCGCTGGCAACCAACGACGCGCGAGTTTCACGCTAA
- a CDS encoding glycerol-3-phosphate dehydrogenase/oxidase has product MPDLRERQLTRLGEGLYDVLIVGGGINGAVSAAALAGQGARVALIDRGDFAGMTSQASSNLVWGGIKYLESREFALVRELCLSRNRLLRHYPSWVREVRFLATIDRGFRWDPRLLWLGTWVYWLFGSGFTRIPKRLSRRAIARAEPRVDTAGASGGFEYSDAFLSDHDARFVFQFVRGALRDGCAAANYVESLGARRDGGVWTLHARDVETGREREIRARVLVNAAGPLADAHNALSGVRTEHHHVFSKGVHLIVPQLSASGRILTFFGDDGRLFFVIPMGSRSCVGTTDTPVEHPDTRVTDADRRFLLDNVNRRLKLSRPLAPADVIAERCGVRPLAVRGNASLAAGDWLQLSRRHVIEVDRERAHLSLFGGKLTDCLNVAEEVADRVQELGVALPMCGRRWYGEPDAAAHEAFLDAARALQLDAYTPSGAHEPLSQRLWRRYDRDAMELLAMIRADARAAEIVIEGTEYLRCELALAREHEMIVRLEDFLRRRSRIAQIVGQTALRDAPGLIEACRILFGDDAQRRFEQYFADPAAGQPPPDSGAR; this is encoded by the coding sequence ATGCCCGACCTGCGTGAACGGCAGCTGACGCGCCTCGGCGAAGGACTGTACGACGTGCTGATCGTCGGCGGCGGAATCAACGGCGCGGTATCGGCCGCGGCACTGGCAGGGCAGGGGGCACGCGTTGCGCTGATCGACCGCGGCGACTTCGCCGGTATGACCAGCCAGGCGTCGTCGAATCTGGTTTGGGGCGGGATCAAGTACCTCGAGTCGCGCGAATTCGCGCTGGTGCGTGAACTCTGCCTGAGCCGCAACCGGTTGCTGCGGCATTACCCGTCGTGGGTGCGGGAGGTCCGGTTCCTGGCGACGATCGACCGGGGCTTTCGCTGGGACCCGCGGCTGCTCTGGCTCGGCACCTGGGTCTACTGGCTGTTCGGCAGCGGCTTCACGCGCATCCCGAAGCGCCTGTCGCGGCGCGCGATCGCGCGTGCCGAACCCCGCGTCGACACCGCCGGTGCGTCCGGAGGGTTCGAATACTCGGACGCGTTCCTGTCCGACCACGATGCGCGCTTCGTGTTTCAGTTCGTGCGCGGCGCATTGCGCGATGGCTGCGCGGCCGCCAATTACGTCGAGTCCCTCGGGGCACGGCGCGACGGGGGCGTGTGGACGCTGCATGCCCGCGACGTCGAGACCGGACGCGAACGGGAGATCCGCGCGCGGGTGCTGGTCAACGCCGCCGGACCGCTGGCGGATGCACACAATGCGCTGAGCGGAGTGCGCACCGAGCACCACCACGTGTTCTCGAAGGGAGTACACCTGATCGTGCCGCAGCTGAGCGCCAGCGGCAGGATCCTGACGTTCTTCGGCGACGACGGGCGGCTGTTCTTCGTGATCCCGATGGGCAGCCGCAGCTGCGTCGGAACGACCGACACCCCGGTGGAACACCCGGACACCCGGGTCACCGACGCCGACCGCCGCTTCCTGCTGGACAACGTCAACCGCCGCCTGAAGCTGTCGCGCCCGCTGGCGCCGGCCGACGTGATTGCCGAACGCTGTGGTGTACGCCCACTGGCGGTGCGTGGCAACGCATCGCTGGCCGCCGGCGACTGGCTGCAGCTCTCGCGCCGGCACGTGATCGAGGTCGATCGCGAACGGGCCCATCTGAGCCTGTTTGGCGGCAAACTGACCGACTGTCTGAACGTGGCGGAGGAGGTGGCCGACCGGGTGCAGGAACTGGGGGTCGCACTGCCCATGTGCGGGCGGCGCTGGTATGGCGAGCCGGACGCGGCCGCCCACGAGGCCTTTCTCGATGCTGCACGGGCGCTGCAACTCGATGCCTATACGCCGAGCGGCGCGCACGAACCGCTGTCTCAGCGGCTTTGGCGGCGTTATGACCGCGACGCGATGGAGCTGCTGGCGATGATCCGCGCCGATGCGCGCGCGGCCGAGATCGTGATCGAGGGGACCGAGTATCTGCGTTGCGAGCTGGCGCTCGCCCGCGAGCACGAGATGATCGTGCGCCTGGAGGACTTCCTGCGCCGGCGCTCGAGGATCGCCCAGATCGTCGGGCAGACGGCGCTGCGCGATGCGCCCGGTCTGATCGAGGCCTGCCGGATCCTGTTCGGTGACGACGCCCAACGGCGGTTCGAGCAGTATTTCGCCGATCCCGCCGCCGGGCAGCCGCCCCCGGATTCGGGCGCGCGCTAA
- a CDS encoding S41 family peptidase has product MIRRPAVGRRLLLFGLLVGLAAGAQPMPAAPLGEIREILGRELLPEPDAAVLEALAFDDLRGDLRQLDPYADWFPAPGTGDMPAGAGIAAELEVDPDGTWLLPRQGGPLAQAGFRDRVQLLAVGGRSVSGLDAVQVAGLVRGEPGSRVRLLLVRPGEPLRYDVTLLREHARLLDVERWDVGGTTVLRITDFAAGRTRTALAATLERLPGGDDPVVIDLRYAGGGDLYEAIDMAGMLLEPGTELCSVRGRGETAATYHATRGSPNGPPLFLLVGPATASAAEVFAGILQFHRRARLAGQPTFGKCQAQTERRLSDGSLLRFTNREVHFPDHSTCTGAGLVPDLPVSQEVLPNLERTLRRLPVAPDTRAGNAAPPA; this is encoded by the coding sequence TTGATCCGGCGCCCGGCGGTCGGCCGCCGGCTGCTGTTGTTCGGGCTGCTCGTCGGGCTTGCGGCCGGGGCCCAGCCGATGCCGGCGGCGCCGCTCGGGGAGATTCGGGAGATCCTGGGCCGGGAACTCCTGCCGGAGCCCGACGCCGCGGTGCTGGAGGCCCTGGCGTTCGACGATCTCCGTGGCGACCTGCGGCAGCTCGATCCCTACGCCGACTGGTTTCCGGCCCCGGGTACCGGCGATATGCCTGCCGGGGCGGGGATCGCGGCGGAGCTCGAGGTCGACCCCGATGGCACGTGGCTGCTGCCGCGGCAGGGTGGGCCGCTGGCCCAGGCCGGATTCCGCGATCGGGTGCAACTGCTCGCGGTCGGTGGCCGTTCGGTGTCCGGGCTGGATGCGGTCCAGGTCGCCGGGCTCGTCCGGGGCGAGCCTGGTAGCCGGGTCCGGTTGCTGCTGGTCCGGCCCGGCGAACCCTTGCGGTACGACGTGACGCTGTTGCGGGAACACGCGCGTTTGCTGGACGTCGAGCGTTGGGACGTCGGCGGCACCACGGTGCTGCGGATCACCGACTTTGCGGCGGGGCGGACGCGCACGGCGCTGGCGGCAACGCTGGAGCGCCTGCCGGGCGGCGACGATCCGGTGGTGATCGACCTGCGCTATGCCGGCGGAGGGGATCTCTACGAGGCGATCGACATGGCCGGGATGCTGCTCGAGCCCGGGACTGAACTGTGCAGCGTCCGCGGGCGCGGCGAGACGGCCGCGACCTACCACGCGACCCGGGGATCGCCGAACGGGCCGCCGCTGTTCCTGCTGGTGGGGCCCGCGACGGCCAGTGCGGCCGAGGTCTTTGCGGGCATCCTGCAGTTCCATCGCCGGGCCCGGCTGGCCGGGCAGCCCACCTTCGGCAAGTGCCAGGCCCAGACCGAGCGGCGGCTTTCGGATGGCTCCCTGCTGCGCTTCACCAACCGCGAGGTGCATTTTCCGGATCACAGCACCTGTACCGGTGCCGGCCTGGTTCCGGATCTTCCCGTCAGTCAGGAGGTATTGCCGAATCTCGAGCGGACCCTGCGCCGGCTTCCGGTTGCGCCCGACACCCGTGCCGGGAATGCGGCTCCGCCAGCGTGA
- a CDS encoding YMGG-like glycine zipper-containing protein — protein MNRLNRIVAAGLVATAVAGCAATDEQRTRAEGAGVGAVVGGLLGYAIDRERGALIGAAIGAGAGYAVGNEIAKRKQAYATTEEFLDAEIARVDEFNRTTTAYNARVRQDIVRLEHEAEQLRARYDSGQVQKAGLQAKRNELQQHIATSQELEETLAAEYEIQTVILQEERANRAADDPYIVRLEREVQALQENLEALREGSTQLARIDQRLSV, from the coding sequence ATGAACAGACTGAACAGGATCGTGGCCGCGGGCCTGGTGGCGACGGCGGTGGCAGGCTGCGCCGCCACGGACGAGCAACGCACCCGGGCCGAGGGTGCGGGCGTCGGCGCGGTGGTCGGCGGGCTGCTCGGCTATGCGATTGACCGTGAACGCGGTGCATTGATCGGCGCCGCGATCGGCGCCGGCGCCGGTTACGCGGTGGGCAACGAGATCGCGAAGCGCAAGCAGGCCTACGCGACCACGGAGGAGTTCCTCGATGCCGAGATCGCCCGGGTCGACGAGTTCAACCGGACCACCACCGCCTACAATGCGCGCGTGCGCCAGGACATCGTGCGCCTCGAGCATGAGGCCGAGCAATTGCGTGCGCGCTACGATTCCGGGCAGGTACAGAAGGCCGGACTGCAGGCGAAACGCAACGAACTGCAACAGCACATCGCGACCAGCCAGGAGCTGGAGGAAACGCTGGCGGCGGAATACGAGATCCAGACGGTGATCCTGCAGGAAGAGCGCGCGAATCGGGCTGCCGACGACCCCTACATCGTCCGCCTCGAGCGCGAGGTACAGGCGCTGCAAGAGAACCTCGAGGCGCTGCGCGAGGGCAGTACGCAGCTCGCGCGGATCGACCAGAGGCTCTCGGTATGA